In the genome of Tachysurus vachellii isolate PV-2020 chromosome 9, HZAU_Pvac_v1, whole genome shotgun sequence, one region contains:
- the has3 gene encoding hyaluronan synthase 3: MPSCCGTAVRIFITTLFAAVVLFAILLAYVTGYQFIHTEQHHLSFGLYGAILSLHLLLQSLFAYLEHRRMRAPSRPQHLRCTVALCIAAYQEDPDYLRKCLRSVRRISFPSLKVVLVVDGNRPDDAYMMDIFREVMGGTEQAGCMVWKGNYHSNGAEDAGTRSVNMEEAIRVARIVRSCRYSCIMQEWGGKREVMYTAFKALGNSVDYVQVCDSDTVLDPACTIELLKVLEEDPNVGGVGGDVQILNKYDSWISFLSSVRYWMAFNVERACQSYFGCVQCISGPLGMYRNSLLQQFLEPWYHQTFLGSKCSFGDDRHLTNRVLSFGYKTKFTARSQCQTETPTHYLRWLNQQTRWSKSYFREWLYNALWFHKHSLWMTYESVVTGFFPFFLVATVIHLFYRGRLWNILLFLLTVQLVGMVKATYACFLRGSLVMIFMSLYSLLYMSSLLPAKIFALLTINKAGWGTSGRKKIVVNLIGAVPVTVWALLLLGGVAYTIYCETQEPFSETEKVLLISGIILYACYWFVLLVLYLAIVAKRCNKREEQYHLPYAEA, encoded by the exons ATGCCCTCTTGCTGTGGAACAGCGGTGCGGATCTTTATCACCACTCTTTTTGCAGCTGTGGTGCTCTTCGCCATCCTGCTGGCCTATGTGACTGGCTACCAGTTCATCCACACTGAGCAGCATCACCTCTCATTTGGTCTGTATGGCGCCATCCTGTCACTTCATCTGCTGCTGCAGAGCCTCTTTGCTTACCTGGAACACCGCCGCATGCGAGCACCTTCACGACCACAGCACCTGCGCTGCACTGTTGCCCTGTGCATTGCTGCTTATCAGGAGGACCCAGACTATCTACGCAAATGCCTTCGTAGTGTGCGCCGCATCTCCTTTCCCAGTTTAAAAGTAGTTCTTGTTGTAGATGGTAACCGGCCTGATGATGCCTACATGATGGACATCTTCCGGGAGGTAATGGGTGGAACAGAGCAGGCCGGATGCATGGTGTGGAAGGGGAACTATCATAGCAATGGGGCCGAAGATGCAGGAACGCGCTCAGTGAATATGGAAGAGGCTATTCGGGTGGCCAGAATAGTGCGCAGCTGCCGCTACTCCTGCATCATGCAGGAGTGGGGTGGGAAGAGGGAAGTGATGTATACGGCATTCAAAGCACTGGGGAACTCTGTGGATTATGTGCAG GTATGTGATTCTGACACGGTTCTGGATCCAGCCTGCACAATTGAGCTGTTGAAGGTTCTGGAGGAAGACCCAAATGTAGGTGGAGTAGGAGGAGATGTACAG ATCCTAAACAAATATGACTCCTGGATATCCTTTCTGAGCAGTGTCAGGTACTGGATGGCATTCAACGTGGAGCGTGCATGTCAGTCGTATTTTGGTTGTGTTCAGTGTATCAGTGGACCTTTGGGGATGTACCGCAACTCCCTCCTCCAGCAGTTCTTGGAGCCCTGGTACCATCAGACCTTCCTGGGCAGCAAGTGTAGCTTTGGTGATGACCGTCACCTTACCAATCGAGTCCTCAGCTTTGGCTACAAGACTAAGTTTACTGCACGCTCACAATGCCAGACTGAGACACCTACTCACTACCTCCGCTGGCTCAACCAGCAGACTCGCTGGAGCAAGTCGTACTTCCGGGAGTGGCTCTACAATGCTCTTTGGTTCCACAAACACAGCCTCTGGATGACCTATGAGTCTGTGGTAACTGGattctttccctttttcctgGTGGCTACAGTTATCCACTTGTTCTATCGAGGACGCCTGTGGAACATCCTACTGTTCCTGCTAACAGTTCAGCTGGTGGGAATGGTGAAGGCTACCTATGCCTGCTTTCTGAGAGGCAGCTTGGTCATGATATTTATGTCCCTCTACTCCCTGCTGTACATGTCTAGCCTCTTGCCAGCTAAAATCTTTGCCTTGTTGACTATCAATAAAGCAGGCTGGGGCACATCTGGGAGGAAGAAGATCGTCGTGAATTTAATTGGGGCTGTACCAGTAACTGTTTGGGCACTCCTTTTGCTTGGTGGTGTAGCTTATACGATTTACTGTGAGACACAGGAACCTTTCAGTGAAACTGAGAAGGTGCTACTTATTAGTGGGATTATCCTTTATGCCTGCTACTGGTTTGTACTTCTGGTGCTCTACTTGGCTATAGTAGCCAAGCGTTGTAACAAGAGGGAGGAACAGTATCACCTACCCTATGCTGAGGCCTAG